The Treponema sp. Marseille-Q3903 genomic interval ATAAAATACAACAAAAACATTGAGTTTGTGTCTCTCGATTTAAATAAACTAAAAGATTTCCCCGTTAGAAAAGGCGATCATATTTCTCTTGCTACATATTATAGACTCCTCTTGCCTGTTATCCTCCCTGAATCTGTAGATAAAGTGCTTTATGCAGACTGCGACATGCTCGTCGTAGATAATTTAAAAGATTTTTACGACACTGACATATCAAATTACTCAGTCGCTATGACCGCAGATATGTTTTATGATGATGACAAAATCACAACACGGCTTCTCTACGATGTAAAATATCATTACTTTAATGCCGGCATGCTCCTTATAAACCTCAAATGGTGGCGTAAAAATGATATTGCAAAAAAAGCAATTGCGTTTGTAGTAGAACATAAAGAATTATGTCTCGCGCACGATCAAGATGCGTTGAACGCTGTGCTTCATGGAACTATTTTACGAGCTCCATCAAGATATAACATTCAGCTTGATTTTTTGCGAAAAAATCCATCAAATATGATTATAAAAGATGACGATGTGTTAAAAGAATCTCTAAACTCCCCTCGTTCACCGTGTATAATTCACTTTACAGGTCCTTCAAAACCATGGCACACGCACAGTTTTAATCCGTATGATCCTCTTTGGGATTATTTTCAAGAACGGACGCAATGGAAGACTCTTCAAAAATCTGAAGA includes:
- a CDS encoding glycosyltransferase family 8 protein — encoded protein: MINIAICIDNRFVMQAGVFMTSVCVSNTCNDITFYVVSDSLSDDDKVKLTDTVIKYNKNIEFVSLDLNKLKDFPVRKGDHISLATYYRLLLPVILPESVDKVLYADCDMLVVDNLKDFYDTDISNYSVAMTADMFYDDDKITTRLLYDVKYHYFNAGMLLINLKWWRKNDIAKKAIAFVVEHKELCLAHDQDALNAVLHGTILRAPSRYNIQLDFLRKNPSNMIIKDDDVLKESLNSPRSPCIIHFTGPSKPWHTHSFNPYDPLWDYFQERTQWKTLQKSEEYVGYMKFKKYTKLILGKLHIMPALITRYISVDREILEIKNKFKGIQ